One Amorphoplanes digitatis genomic window carries:
- a CDS encoding glycosyltransferase family 2 protein, with translation MIEAVREFLRFTDVAIFAYFLGLNTSYLVLMALAGLEFGKHLRRVPFAGTDDMFRSPLTLPVSVIVPAHNEGAGIVAAVTAMTALRYPRYEVVVVDDGSTDDTFELLRAHFDLVEVPRVVPGEVPYQSQVLSVHVARANPETLTVVRKTNGGKADALNVGINLTRHPLICMVDADSVLDPDALLSVAKPFADDPLRVVACGGVVRIANGCKVIGGRVVDVRMPKRWLGRIQVVEYLRAFLMGRTGWSRLGGLVVISGAFGLFRRDLVVRIGGMAHDTIGEDAELVVRLHRHLRQLKEDYRVVFVAEPVSWSEAPSSLRVLGRQRRRWHRGIAEILRKHRGMILNPRYGRIGLVALPYYVVFELLAPFVELSALVLLPLGLLVDAIDVAFLWRFVLVAYGYGLLVSLVALFIEEVSFHRYPRWGDLARGVLAAILENFGYRQVLAVWQVRGALGALHGRRAEWGAMQREGFDTVAESREAVGVGLGR, from the coding sequence GTGATCGAGGCCGTCCGCGAGTTCCTGCGCTTCACCGACGTCGCGATCTTCGCGTACTTCCTCGGGCTCAACACCAGCTACCTGGTGCTCATGGCGCTGGCCGGGCTCGAGTTCGGCAAGCACCTGCGGCGGGTGCCGTTCGCCGGCACCGACGACATGTTCCGCAGCCCGCTCACGCTGCCGGTCTCGGTGATCGTGCCCGCGCACAACGAGGGCGCCGGGATCGTCGCCGCGGTGACCGCGATGACCGCGCTGCGCTATCCGCGTTACGAGGTGGTGGTCGTCGACGACGGCTCGACCGACGACACGTTCGAGCTGTTGCGTGCCCACTTCGACCTGGTGGAGGTGCCGCGGGTGGTGCCGGGGGAGGTCCCGTACCAGTCCCAGGTGCTCTCCGTGCACGTCGCCCGCGCCAACCCGGAGACGCTGACCGTGGTCCGCAAGACCAACGGCGGCAAGGCCGACGCGCTCAACGTCGGCATCAACCTGACCCGGCACCCGCTGATCTGCATGGTCGACGCCGACTCGGTGCTGGACCCGGACGCGCTGCTGTCGGTGGCCAAGCCCTTCGCCGACGACCCGCTGCGGGTGGTGGCCTGCGGCGGCGTCGTGCGCATCGCCAACGGCTGCAAGGTGATCGGCGGCCGGGTGGTCGACGTGCGGATGCCGAAGCGGTGGCTGGGCCGCATCCAGGTGGTCGAATACCTGCGCGCGTTCCTGATGGGCCGCACCGGCTGGTCCCGGCTCGGCGGGCTGGTGGTCATCTCCGGCGCGTTCGGCCTCTTCCGCCGCGACCTGGTCGTGCGGATCGGCGGCATGGCGCACGACACCATCGGCGAGGACGCCGAGCTGGTCGTCCGGCTGCACCGCCACCTGCGGCAGCTCAAGGAGGACTACCGGGTGGTCTTCGTGGCCGAGCCGGTGAGCTGGAGCGAGGCCCCGTCGAGCCTACGGGTGCTGGGCCGGCAGCGGCGGCGCTGGCACCGCGGCATCGCGGAGATCCTGCGCAAGCACCGCGGCATGATCCTCAATCCGCGGTACGGCCGCATCGGCCTGGTCGCGCTGCCGTACTACGTGGTCTTCGAGCTGCTGGCGCCGTTCGTCGAGCTGTCCGCCCTGGTGCTGCTTCCGCTCGGTCTCCTGGTCGACGCCATCGACGTCGCCTTCCTCTGGCGCTTCGTGCTTGTCGCCTACGGCTACGGCCTGCTGGTCAGCCTGGTCGCCCTGTTCATCGAGGAGGTCTCGTTCCACCGCTATCCGCGCTGGGGCGACCTGGCGCGCGGCGTGCTGGCCGCGATCCTGGAGAACTTCGGCTACCGCCAGGTCCTCGCGGTGTGGCAGGTCCGCGGCGCGCTCGGCGCGCTGCACGGGCGGCGCGCGGAATGGGGCGCGATGCAGCGCGAGGGCTTCGACACGGTGGCCGAGTCACGCGAGGCGGTCGGCGTGGGCCTCGGCCGTTGA
- a CDS encoding HEAT repeat domain-containing protein, producing MLGLFTVVIAVLAGIVAVTALAIVAVRVLRRIRDRRQAELAAGPRRALLAFVADNGEEGSHDLVAIPDDAWRAVEPTALALLGKLRGEAHLGLVSVFLRRGAGRAALRDLHSRSRVRRAHAAEVLGDLALRQAVPELCQLLTDRHPEVRVVTVRALGRIGDPAAAWEIIAALDCADPLPSLLATHALTQLGAEAEVTLSAALDHPQARVRAVCLDALGLLGAAGSVHRVARVLRDDPVLDVRVAAATNLGRLGTRTALEPLTLALRSSRPAPLRAAAARALGALGAPAAVPTLVELLDDDEFQVAHEAAHALRRLGGPGTEALAAAVEAERDGGAGAHRRPSPSDGVSVSHAREALALSRIGAGRVEVAA from the coding sequence ATGCTCGGGCTGTTCACCGTTGTCATCGCGGTCCTCGCCGGCATCGTCGCGGTGACCGCGCTCGCCATCGTCGCCGTCCGGGTGCTGCGCCGGATCCGCGACCGCAGGCAGGCCGAGCTCGCCGCCGGCCCGCGCCGGGCGCTGCTCGCCTTCGTCGCCGACAACGGCGAGGAGGGCAGCCACGACCTGGTCGCCATCCCCGACGACGCCTGGCGCGCCGTCGAGCCCACCGCGCTCGCCCTGCTCGGCAAGCTCCGCGGCGAGGCGCACCTCGGGCTCGTCTCCGTCTTCCTGCGCCGCGGCGCGGGCCGTGCCGCGCTGCGCGACCTGCACTCGCGCAGCCGGGTCCGGCGGGCACACGCCGCGGAGGTGCTCGGCGACCTCGCGCTGCGCCAGGCCGTGCCCGAGCTATGCCAGCTGCTCACCGACCGGCACCCGGAGGTGCGCGTGGTGACCGTCCGCGCGCTGGGCCGCATCGGCGACCCGGCCGCCGCCTGGGAGATCATCGCCGCCCTCGACTGCGCCGACCCGCTGCCGTCGCTGCTGGCCACGCACGCACTCACGCAGCTCGGCGCCGAGGCCGAGGTGACACTCTCGGCCGCGCTCGACCACCCGCAGGCCCGCGTCCGCGCGGTGTGCCTGGACGCGCTCGGCCTGCTCGGCGCCGCCGGCTCGGTGCACCGCGTCGCCCGGGTGCTGCGCGACGACCCCGTCCTGGACGTGCGGGTCGCCGCCGCCACCAATCTCGGCCGGCTCGGCACGCGCACCGCGCTCGAGCCGCTGACGCTGGCGCTGCGCTCGTCGCGGCCGGCGCCGCTGCGCGCAGCCGCGGCCCGGGCGCTGGGCGCGCTGGGCGCGCCGGCCGCGGTGCCGACGCTGGTGGAGCTGCTCGACGACGACGAGTTCCAGGTGGCGCACGAGGCGGCGCACGCCCTGCGCCGGCTCGGCGGGCCCGGCACCGAGGCGCTGGCCGCGGCGGTCGAGGCCGAGCGGGACGGGGGTGCCGGCGCGCATCGCCGGCCGTCGCCGTCGGACGGCGTGTCGGTGAGCCACGCCCGGGAGGCGCTGGCGCTGTCCCGGATCGGCGCCGGGCGAGTGGAGGTGGCGGCGTGA
- a CDS encoding pyridoxal phosphate-dependent aminotransferase, with product MVEQASRLKNVRYDIRGPVLRRAQELEAAGHRILKLNLGNPAPWGLSTPEPIVTDMVHNLADAEGYSDARGIYSARVAVAQYYQTLGVENVQPDDVFLGNGVSELIVMSLQALLNNGDEVLVPSPDYPLWTGAVTLCGGRPVHYRCDEKQDWAPDLEHVAAQVTPNTRAIVIINPNNPTGAVYSRETLLGLLEIARRNDLLVLADEIYDKILYDGATHECAAALAPDLLVLTMSGLSKAYRAAGFRSGWMAISGPTTHATEYLEGVQLLANMRLCPNVPAQHAVQTALGGYQSINNLIRPGGRLYEQRNHAWDKFNEIPGVSCVKPQGALYLFARLDPEIHKIYDDQRMIIDLLEQQLMLLSHGTGFNLPTPDHLRMVFLAPVDVLDDATDRLRRFLETYRQ from the coding sequence ATGGTGGAGCAGGCGAGCAGGCTCAAGAATGTCCGCTACGACATCCGCGGGCCGGTGCTGCGCCGCGCACAGGAGCTGGAGGCCGCGGGTCACCGCATCCTCAAGCTCAACCTCGGCAACCCGGCGCCGTGGGGGCTGAGCACCCCGGAGCCGATCGTGACCGACATGGTGCACAACCTCGCCGACGCGGAGGGCTACAGCGACGCCCGGGGCATCTACTCCGCCCGCGTCGCCGTCGCGCAGTACTACCAGACCCTCGGCGTCGAGAATGTGCAGCCGGACGACGTCTTCCTCGGCAACGGCGTCTCCGAGCTCATCGTGATGTCGCTTCAGGCGCTGCTCAACAACGGCGACGAGGTGCTGGTGCCGAGCCCGGACTATCCGCTGTGGACGGGCGCGGTGACGCTGTGCGGCGGCCGGCCGGTGCACTACCGCTGCGACGAGAAGCAGGACTGGGCGCCCGACCTCGAGCACGTCGCCGCGCAGGTCACCCCGAACACCCGGGCCATCGTGATCATCAATCCGAACAACCCGACCGGCGCGGTCTACTCGCGCGAGACCCTGCTGGGCCTGCTGGAGATCGCCCGCCGTAACGACCTGCTCGTGCTCGCGGACGAGATCTACGACAAGATCCTGTACGACGGCGCGACGCACGAGTGCGCGGCGGCGCTCGCGCCGGACCTGCTGGTGCTCACCATGAGCGGGCTGTCGAAGGCCTACCGGGCGGCGGGCTTCCGCTCGGGCTGGATGGCGATCAGCGGCCCGACCACCCACGCGACCGAGTACCTGGAGGGCGTGCAGCTGCTCGCCAACATGCGCCTGTGCCCGAACGTGCCGGCCCAGCACGCCGTGCAGACCGCCCTGGGCGGCTACCAGAGCATCAACAACCTGATCCGCCCGGGCGGCCGCCTGTACGAGCAGCGCAACCACGCCTGGGACAAGTTCAACGAGATCCCGGGCGTCAGCTGCGTGAAGCCGCAGGGCGCGCTGTACCTCTTCGCCCGCCTCGACCCGGAGATCCACAAGATCTACGACGACCAGCGGATGATCATCGACCTGCTGGAGCAGCAGCTGATGCTGTTGTCGCACGGAACGGGCTTCAACCTGCCGACACCGGACCACCTGCGGATGGTGTTCCTGGCCCCGGTCGACGTCCTCGACGACGCCACCGACCGCCTGCGCCGCTTCCTGGAGACCTACCGCCAGTAA
- a CDS encoding phosphatase PAP2 family protein, with product MIDFAAQALKRILAPISALLAVMIALGLLITKVFPHTWPLTVEDSVNRELERDRTHDISMVSLIFSTLASTPAIIAVTILAALVLRLTLRRWRESIFLCAAVCAQALIFFLTTLVIDRPRPEVDHMDTSPPTSSFPSGHTSASVALYLGLAVILVRLTDRTGLKAACWLLLLVPVGVALGRMYRGMHHPTDVLASFLNGAVCVWVMARAILDRDAIRHRKQLTAGHHPAR from the coding sequence ATGATTGACTTCGCGGCGCAGGCTCTCAAGCGGATCCTGGCACCGATCTCGGCCCTGCTCGCCGTCATGATCGCCCTGGGCCTGCTCATCACCAAGGTCTTCCCGCACACGTGGCCGCTGACCGTGGAGGACTCGGTCAATCGCGAGCTCGAGCGCGACCGCACCCACGACATCAGCATGGTCTCCCTGATCTTCAGCACCCTGGCCAGCACCCCGGCGATCATCGCCGTGACGATCCTCGCGGCGCTCGTGCTGCGGCTGACCCTGCGGCGCTGGCGGGAATCGATCTTCCTGTGCGCGGCGGTCTGCGCCCAGGCGCTGATCTTCTTCCTGACCACGCTGGTGATCGACCGGCCGCGCCCCGAGGTCGACCACATGGACACCTCCCCGCCGACCTCGAGTTTCCCGTCCGGCCACACCTCGGCGTCGGTCGCCCTCTACCTGGGGCTGGCCGTGATCCTGGTCCGGCTGACCGACCGCACCGGCCTCAAGGCGGCGTGCTGGCTGCTGCTGCTCGTGCCGGTCGGGGTGGCGCTGGGCCGGATGTACCGCGGCATGCACCACCCCACCGACGTACTCGCGTCCTTCCTCAACGGCGCCGTCTGCGTGTGGGTCATGGCCCGAGCCATCCTCGACCGCGACGCCATCCGGCACCGAAAGCAGCTCACGGCCGGGCACCACCCGGCGCGGTGA
- a CDS encoding DUF3159 domain-containing protein, protein MAEPESLADLLGGRRAALDATVPPVIFVVAWFAGGRSIWVGAGAAVVAALAVAAWRLRQGGRPRAVLIGLLGVCVAALIALRTGRAEDFFLLQIVTNAASALAWAVSIVIRWPLLGVIVGAVLGQKTRWRRDPALLRAYCMGSWVWVGQYLVRLAVFVPLWAAHAVMALGVARGVLTWPLVAGCLALSWWVIRRSLPAGHPGLRHPQSTAEAHADRLA, encoded by the coding sequence GTGGCCGAACCGGAGTCTCTGGCCGATCTGCTGGGCGGCCGGCGGGCCGCGCTGGACGCGACCGTCCCCCCGGTGATCTTCGTCGTGGCCTGGTTCGCCGGTGGCCGCTCGATCTGGGTCGGCGCCGGCGCCGCGGTGGTCGCGGCCCTCGCGGTCGCCGCCTGGCGGCTGCGGCAGGGCGGCAGGCCCCGCGCGGTCCTGATCGGCCTGCTCGGCGTCTGCGTCGCCGCGCTGATCGCCCTGCGTACGGGGCGCGCCGAGGACTTCTTCCTGCTCCAGATCGTGACGAACGCCGCCAGCGCGCTGGCCTGGGCGGTCAGCATCGTGATCCGGTGGCCGCTGCTCGGCGTCATCGTCGGCGCCGTGCTCGGCCAGAAGACGCGGTGGCGCCGCGATCCCGCGCTGCTGCGGGCGTACTGCATGGGCAGTTGGGTCTGGGTCGGTCAGTATCTGGTCCGCCTCGCCGTGTTCGTGCCGCTCTGGGCCGCGCACGCGGTGATGGCGCTGGGTGTCGCGCGCGGCGTGCTCACCTGGCCGCTTGTCGCCGGTTGCCTCGCGCTGAGCTGGTGGGTGATCCGCCGCAGCCTGCCCGCCGGGCACCCCGGCCTGCGGCACCCGCAGTCAACGGCCGAGGCCCACGCCGACCGCCTCGCGTGA